In a single window of the Nocardiopsis composta genome:
- a CDS encoding Hint domain-containing protein — MRWVWRAEAGGFKIEYAAVVLLVATLVTAVFAFGLPTDVKILYAEGICRIMPDSQGCDGEGEGGDQNGGTGEEDGDTDQDGTTPGEEDGQDQGPDPSASPSAPPEGDGEDEEPDSTQVLYDPELAGDLEDAEQELSDAESALAGAESDQVYDELMNLLGDIVGYNDAKACLTEGDIVACLWTIVGFTPWGKGAKLVKNAPKIIKLWNRWRKAKKTKEGLEKAVDTAKGKVDDALNACGISKKGNSFVAGTPVLLADGGTLPIEDVDVGDPVHSFDPRTGEEGARPVTAVIEGDGPKSLVDVTVTGPGGETGELTATAEHPFWAPEEARWIDAGDLTVGTPIRTSSGDWAQVTGLHTHQAEDRQVYNLTVDGLHTYHVLAGGTSLLVHNDDPRNRCGDAAEAANVSLNKLKDKQLKKILEKYETDPHEFKEDYVGKGAISKFDVAKGDDGFLWLVSKDGKTTIKTYEKW, encoded by the coding sequence ATGCGCTGGGTATGGCGGGCCGAGGCCGGCGGATTCAAGATCGAATACGCCGCCGTCGTCCTCCTCGTCGCCACCCTCGTCACCGCCGTCTTCGCCTTCGGACTCCCCACCGACGTCAAGATCCTCTACGCCGAAGGCATCTGCCGCATCATGCCCGACAGCCAAGGCTGCGACGGCGAAGGAGAGGGCGGCGACCAGAACGGCGGCACAGGCGAAGAAGACGGCGACACCGACCAGGACGGCACCACTCCCGGCGAAGAAGACGGCCAGGATCAGGGGCCCGATCCCTCCGCCTCCCCGTCCGCACCCCCAGAAGGCGACGGCGAGGACGAGGAGCCCGACAGCACGCAGGTTCTCTACGACCCGGAGCTGGCCGGGGACCTGGAGGACGCCGAGCAGGAGCTCTCCGACGCCGAGAGCGCTCTCGCCGGGGCCGAATCCGACCAGGTCTACGACGAGCTGATGAACCTGCTCGGCGACATCGTCGGCTACAACGACGCCAAGGCCTGCCTCACCGAAGGCGACATCGTCGCCTGCCTGTGGACCATCGTCGGCTTCACCCCCTGGGGCAAGGGCGCCAAGCTCGTCAAGAACGCCCCCAAGATCATCAAGCTCTGGAACCGCTGGCGCAAGGCCAAGAAGACCAAGGAAGGCCTGGAGAAGGCGGTCGACACCGCCAAGGGCAAAGTCGACGACGCGCTCAACGCCTGCGGGATCTCGAAGAAGGGCAACAGCTTCGTCGCGGGCACTCCGGTGCTCCTGGCCGACGGCGGCACTCTGCCCATCGAGGACGTCGACGTCGGGGACCCGGTGCACTCGTTCGATCCCCGAACGGGCGAGGAGGGGGCGCGCCCGGTCACGGCGGTGATCGAAGGGGACGGCCCGAAGAGCCTCGTCGATGTCACTGTCACCGGTCCCGGTGGCGAGACCGGGGAATTGACCGCCACCGCGGAGCACCCCTTCTGGGCGCCGGAGGAGGCCCGCTGGATCGATGCGGGCGACCTCACCGTCGGCACCCCGATACGCACCTCTTCGGGCGACTGGGCCCAGGTCACCGGCCTGCACACTCACCAGGCCGAGGACAGGCAGGTCTACAACCTCACCGTCGACGGGCTGCACACTTACCATGTCCTCGCGGGAGGCACGAGTCTCCTCGTCCACAACGACGATCCGAGGAACCGTTGCGGCGACGCCGCCGAAGCCGCGAACGTCAGCCTCAACAAGCTCAAGGACAAGCAGCTCAAGAAGATCCTGGAGAAGTACGAGACCGATCCGCACGAGTTCAAGGAGGACTACGTGGGGAAAGGCGCCATCTCCAAGTTCGACGTGGCCAAGGGGGACGACGGATTCCTATGGCTGGTCTCCAAGGATGGAAAGACGACGATCAAGACGTATGAGAAATGGTAG